A window of the Halopseudomonas phragmitis genome harbors these coding sequences:
- a CDS encoding GpE family phage tail protein, whose translation MGDIALVYHWGPRDMDTLTLTELIDWRHRAIKQWNQVHGSATKA comes from the coding sequence ATGGGCGATATCGCCCTGGTCTACCACTGGGGGCCGAGGGACATGGACACCCTCACCCTCACCGAGTTGATCGACTGGCGCCACCGCGCCATCAAGCAATGGAATCAGGTGCATGGCTCAGCAACTAAGGCTTGA
- a CDS encoding phage tail tape measure protein — MAQQLRLEVVLQALDRATKPIRAIAQGSVGLGQDLKNTRDQLKQLQAQQKDISSFRSLRTANEQTGQALAASRDRVRELSRQMAETTNPTKQLSNEFKRAVRESQALKQKHGEQQRELQGLRGKLGEAGISTRNLGEHERELKQRLASTNTTLKQQEDRLRSVTQQQKRLADAKRQYEKTQALAGSMAATGAAGVATGTGILYSGARLLAPGVEFDADMGRVRALARLEAGSEELAALRAQARQLGANTSFSANEAAQGQGFLAMAGFTPQAIRDAMPAMLDVAKAGAMDLAQTADITSNILTGFNLQSADTARVGDVLTAAFTRSNTSLHMLGETMKYAAPNAAAYGQDIETMAAAAGKLGDAGIQGSMAGTAMRAILSRLAGPPKKAAAALEQLNIQVRDAQGNMLPLPNILRQIHDSTENLGNTERGALLKAIAGEEAGSALTVLTQQAGSGELQTLIEQLREAQGEAARTAAVMGDNLGGDMASLRSVWADLGIGMQELINEEMRDTVKGLVGIIRRVREWMAENPELTKQIIKTIAGLGILITGFGALTIALASIIGPFAMIRYGLTFFGIKAVSIIPILKGIGGAFLWLGKAMLANPIGIAIGLLVLAGYLLYKNWDGVIGGLKALWQGLVTAARAIWGALVTFFTGIWQEISTAFDGGMLGIAKLLINWSPLGLLWRGITSALSALGIQVPEHFKTLGSAMIDGLLNGLKASMGKLKDGIMNVGGAVTGWFKDKLNINSPSRVFAELGGYTMQGLAQGINREQREPLEAVAAVADRIASTQALTDGIQFDNRRPLAARPVATAATSSNSYEIHIHPAPGMDAQAIGRAVAAELDRRERERAARGRSALYDQE, encoded by the coding sequence ATGGCTCAGCAACTAAGGCTTGAAGTAGTCCTCCAGGCGCTGGACCGTGCCACCAAACCCATCAGGGCCATTGCCCAGGGCAGCGTAGGGCTGGGGCAAGACCTCAAGAACACCCGCGACCAGCTCAAGCAACTGCAGGCCCAGCAGAAAGACATCAGCAGCTTTCGCAGCCTGCGCACCGCCAACGAGCAAACAGGCCAGGCCCTGGCCGCCAGCCGCGACCGTGTGCGCGAGCTGTCGCGCCAGATGGCCGAAACCACCAACCCAACCAAGCAACTCAGCAACGAATTCAAGCGGGCTGTGCGCGAGTCACAGGCGCTCAAGCAGAAACACGGCGAACAGCAGCGAGAACTGCAAGGCCTGCGCGGCAAACTGGGCGAAGCCGGCATCAGCACCCGCAACCTCGGCGAACACGAGCGCGAGCTAAAGCAGCGCCTGGCAAGTACAAACACCACGCTGAAACAGCAGGAAGACCGGCTCAGGTCAGTCACCCAGCAGCAAAAGCGCCTGGCCGACGCCAAGCGCCAATACGAGAAAACCCAAGCCCTGGCTGGCAGCATGGCCGCCACCGGCGCTGCCGGGGTCGCCACCGGTACCGGGATTCTTTACAGCGGCGCGCGGCTGCTGGCTCCAGGCGTTGAGTTTGACGCCGACATGGGCCGGGTCAGAGCCCTAGCCCGGCTGGAAGCCGGCAGCGAAGAACTGGCAGCCCTACGCGCCCAGGCTCGGCAACTGGGCGCCAACACCTCGTTCAGCGCCAACGAGGCAGCACAGGGGCAAGGCTTCCTGGCCATGGCCGGCTTCACTCCACAGGCCATCCGTGACGCCATGCCGGCCATGCTCGACGTAGCCAAAGCTGGAGCCATGGACCTGGCGCAAACCGCTGACATCACATCGAACATCCTCACCGGCTTCAATCTGCAATCAGCCGACACCGCCCGCGTGGGTGACGTACTGACCGCCGCGTTCACCCGCTCAAATACCTCGCTGCACATGCTCGGCGAGACCATGAAATACGCAGCCCCCAATGCAGCGGCCTACGGTCAAGACATTGAGACCATGGCAGCAGCAGCCGGCAAACTGGGAGACGCCGGTATTCAAGGGTCCATGGCCGGTACTGCCATGCGCGCCATTCTCAGCCGCCTGGCCGGGCCACCAAAGAAGGCCGCCGCTGCCCTGGAACAACTCAACATCCAGGTACGCGATGCTCAGGGCAATATGCTCCCCCTGCCCAACATCCTGCGCCAGATCCACGACAGCACCGAAAACCTCGGTAATACCGAGCGTGGCGCGCTGCTCAAGGCCATTGCCGGCGAAGAGGCAGGCAGCGCACTGACGGTATTGACCCAGCAAGCCGGCTCCGGCGAACTGCAAACCCTGATCGAACAGTTGCGCGAAGCCCAGGGCGAAGCAGCCAGAACAGCGGCCGTGATGGGTGACAACCTCGGCGGCGACATGGCCTCACTCAGAAGCGTCTGGGCAGATCTCGGCATCGGCATGCAGGAACTGATCAACGAAGAAATGCGCGACACCGTAAAGGGCCTGGTGGGGATAATTCGGCGGGTCAGGGAATGGATGGCTGAAAACCCTGAACTGACCAAGCAGATCATCAAGACCATTGCAGGCCTCGGCATCCTCATCACAGGTTTCGGCGCCCTGACCATCGCCCTGGCCTCGATCATCGGCCCGTTCGCCATGATCCGCTATGGGCTGACCTTCTTCGGCATCAAGGCCGTGAGCATTATCCCCATCCTCAAGGGCATCGGCGGGGCCTTCCTGTGGCTGGGCAAAGCCATGCTGGCCAACCCCATCGGCATTGCCATCGGCCTGCTGGTACTCGCGGGATACCTGCTCTACAAAAACTGGGACGGCGTAATCGGCGGGCTCAAAGCCCTATGGCAAGGGCTGGTCACTGCCGCCCGCGCCATCTGGGGCGCGCTGGTCACCTTCTTCACCGGCATCTGGCAAGAGATCAGCACCGCATTCGACGGCGGCATGCTCGGCATTGCCAAGCTGCTGATCAACTGGTCTCCCCTGGGGCTGCTCTGGCGCGGCATCACCAGCGCCCTGAGCGCCCTGGGCATCCAAGTACCCGAGCACTTCAAAACCCTCGGCAGCGCCATGATTGACGGCCTACTGAACGGCCTCAAGGCCAGCATGGGCAAGCTCAAAGACGGCATCATGAACGTCGGTGGCGCCGTCACCGGCTGGTTCAAAGACAAGCTCAACATCAACAGCCCCAGCCGCGTATTCGCCGAGCTGGGTGGTTACACCATGCAAGGCCTGGCCCAAGGCATCAACCGTGAACAGCGCGAACCGCTCGAAGCCGTAGCCGCCGTGGCTGATCGCATCGCCAGCACCCAAGCCCTTACCGACGGCATCCAGTTCGACAACCGCCGCCCACTGGCTGCCCGCCCAGTAGCTACCGCCGCCACCTCGTCCAACAGCTACGAAATCCACATCCACCCAGCCCCAGGCATGGACGCCCAAGCCATCGGCCGCGCCGTAGCCGCCGAGCTGGACCGCCGCGAACGCGAGCGCGCCGCCAGGGGCCGGTCAGCCCTTTACGACCAGGAGTAA